One stretch of Gambusia affinis linkage group LG05, SWU_Gaff_1.0, whole genome shotgun sequence DNA includes these proteins:
- the cnot10 gene encoding CCR4-NOT transcription complex subunit 10 isoform X3 produces MAENSEINEAKHNGSLSSGMTDQEKEMATSAYEAFLAGKYDESLKQLEALQELNNEDYKISLNKAVLEFYRSGQTATGSLKQTLSAMKNQLHTATEDVDGLDDVENSLLYYNQAIIHYHMRQYSEAISIGEKLYQFLEPFEEKFAQSVCFLLVDLYLLTFQPEKALHLLAVLDKISVQGSNKNGKAESNNSGSNQKVEFVTMMEAAKSKIHQYKVRAYIQMKSSKACKREIKSVMNTAGNSAPSLFLKSNFEYLRGNYRKAVKLLNSSNMAEHPGPIRTGECIRCMFWNNLGCIHFAMGKHNLGIFYFKKALQENDHTCAQLGDGGNNQCKRLSGVPMCALLSNKRYELLYNCGVQLLHAARPLAAFECLMEAVQVYHSNPRLWLRLAECCISANKGGSEQESKSLPSKKGIVQSVIGQGYHRKIVLASQSSQNTNYSEGQSAAIPVASMEFAAICLRNSLLLLPEHQQPDAKAESGSKNSSQSGSTESGSENSDPCSGKSQEADKFFSATPSSPLRKQEVENLRCSILACSAYVALALGDNLLALHHANKLLHQTKVSGSLRFLGHLYAAEALISLDRISDAITHLNPENISDVSLGVLSSEQDQGHEKGDEPIEPSKKMPLFYPSSVAAAQAMMLFNLGSAYCLRSEYDKARKCLHQAASVMNSKEIPPEAILLGVYLELQNGNTQLALQIIKRNQLLPSTLHTSSPDPRKKPSQPFQLPSSFTQVQRK; encoded by the exons GCTGGAAAGTATGACGAGTCTCTGAAACAGCTTGAAGCCTTGCAGGAGCTCAACAATGAGGACTACAAAATTTCTTTGAATAAAGCTGTTTTAGAGTTCTACAGAAGTGGCCAGACTGCGACGGGTTCGTTGAAGCAGACCCTTTCAGCGATGAAGAATCAG CTTCACACAGCCACAGAAGATGTTGATGGCTTGGATGATGTGGAGAATAGTTTGCTGTACTATAACCAGGCCATCATCCACTACCACATGCGCCAGTACTCTGAGGCCATCTCTATAGGAGAGAAGCTCTACCAGTTCCTCGAACCATTTG AAGAGAAATTTGCCCAGTCGGTGTGCTTCCTGTTGGTGGATCTCTACCTGCTGACATTCCAACCAGAGAAGGCGCTCCACCTGCTGGCTGTTCTGGACAAGATCTCTGTACAAGGAAGCAACAAGAACGGCAAGGCAGAG agCAACAACTCTGGGTCAAACCAAAAGGTGGAGTTTGTAACAATGATGGAAGCGGCCAAATCCAAAATCCATCAG TACAAAGTGAGGGCGTACATTCAGATGAAGTCCTCCAAGGCCTGTAAGAGGGAGATTAAATCAGTGATGAACACAGCAGGAAAT TCTGCCCCCTCTCTCTTCCTCAAGAGTAACTTTGAGTATCTGAGAGGAAACTACCGTAAAGCGGTGAAACTGCTGAACAGCTCCAACATGGCAGAACATCCTGGACCCATTAGAACCG GTGAATGTATTCGCTGTATGTTCTGGAACAATCTGGGCTGCATCCACTTTGCAATGGGGAAACACAACCTGGGCATCTTCTACTTCAAGAAGGCGCTGCAGGAGAACGATCACACTTGTGCACAACTGGGAGACGGAGGCAACAATCAGT GTAAAAGACTGTCAGGTGTCCCTATGTGCGCCCTGCTGTCCAACAAGCGGTATGAGTTGCTGTATAACTGTGGCGTCCAGCTGCTGCACGCCGCCAGGCCGCTGGCAGCCTTCGAGTGTCTGATGGAGGCCGTTCAGGTTTACCACTCCAACCCGCGCCTGTGGCTGCGCCTGGCTGAATGCTGCATCTCTGCTAACAAAGGG GGCTCCGAGCAGGAAAGCAAGAGTTTACCTAGTAAAAAGGGAATAGTCCAGTCTGTAATTGGACAAGGATACCATCGCAAGATTGTTCTGGCATCACAGTCTTcacagaacaccaactacag TGAAGGCCAATCTGCTGCCATCCCTGTAGCCAGTATGGAGTTTGCTGCCATCTGCCTGCGGAactccctgctgctgctgcccgaACACCAGCAGCCGGACGCCAAGGCTGAAAGCGGCTCCAAGAACTCCAGCCAATCAGGGAGCACCGAGAGCGGCAGTGAGAACAGTGACCCCTGCAG tGGAAAAAGTCAGGAAGCTGAtaagtttttttctgcaactcCATCGTCTCCACTTCGAAAACAGGAGGTGGAAAACCTCAG GTGTTCCATCCTGGCTTGTAGTGCCTATGTGGCTCTGGCCCTGGGAGACAACCTGCTGGCTCTGCACCACGCTAACAAACTGCTTCATCAAACCAAAGTGTCTGGCTCCCTCAG GTTTCTGGGTCACCTGTATGCCGCTGAAGCTCTCATCTCATTGGACAGAATATCTGATGCAATCACTCACCTGAACCCAGAGAACATCAGCGACGTGTCACTAGGCGTGCTTAGCAGCGAGCAGGACCAGG GACATGAGAAAGGAGATGAGCCCATAGAGCCAT CTAAGAAGATGCCGCTGTTTTACCCCAGCAGTGTGGCAGCAGCGCAGGCCATGATGCTCTTCAACCTGGGCAGCGCCTACTGCCTGAGGAGCGAGTATGATAAGGCCCGCAAATGCCTGCATCAG GCTGCATCTGTGATGAACTCCAAAGAGATTCCACCAGAAGCCATCCTGCTGGGCGTCTACCTGGAGCTACAAAACG GAAACACTCAGCTGGCTCTACAGATCATCAAGAGGAACCAGCTGCTACCCTCGACCCTTCACACGTCCTCACCAGACCCTCGCAAGAAACCTTCCCAGCCCTTCCAGCTGCCCTCATCCTTCACACAAGTTCAACGGAAATAA
- the cnot10 gene encoding CCR4-NOT transcription complex subunit 10 isoform X4: protein MAENSEINEAKHNGSLSSGMTDQEKEMATSAYEAFLAGKYDESLKQLEALQELNNEDYKISLNKAVLEFYRSGQTATGSLKQTLSAMKNQLHTATEDVDGLDDVENSLLYYNQAIIHYHMRQYSEAISIGEKLYQFLEPFEKFAQSVCFLLVDLYLLTFQPEKALHLLAVLDKISVQGSNKNGKAESNNSGSNQKVEFVTMMEAAKSKIHQYKVRAYIQMKSSKACKREIKSVMNTAGNSAPSLFLKSNFEYLRGNYRKAVKLLNSSNMAEHPGPIRTGECIRCMFWNNLGCIHFAMGKHNLGIFYFKKALQENDHTCAQLGDGGNNQCKRLSGVPMCALLSNKRYELLYNCGVQLLHAARPLAAFECLMEAVQVYHSNPRLWLRLAECCISANKGGSEQESKSLPSKKGIVQSVIGQGYHRKIVLASQSSQNTNYSEGQSAAIPVASMEFAAICLRNSLLLLPEHQQPDAKAESGSKNSSQSGSTESGSENSDPCSGKSQEADKFFSATPSSPLRKQEVENLRCSILACSAYVALALGDNLLALHHANKLLHQTKVSGSLRFLGHLYAAEALISLDRISDAITHLNPENISDVSLGVLSSEQDQGHEKGDEPIEPSKKMPLFYPSSVAAAQAMMLFNLGSAYCLRSEYDKARKCLHQAASVMNSKEIPPEAILLGVYLELQNGNTQLALQIIKRNQLLPSTLHTSSPDPRKKPSQPFQLPSSFTQVQRK from the exons GCTGGAAAGTATGACGAGTCTCTGAAACAGCTTGAAGCCTTGCAGGAGCTCAACAATGAGGACTACAAAATTTCTTTGAATAAAGCTGTTTTAGAGTTCTACAGAAGTGGCCAGACTGCGACGGGTTCGTTGAAGCAGACCCTTTCAGCGATGAAGAATCAG CTTCACACAGCCACAGAAGATGTTGATGGCTTGGATGATGTGGAGAATAGTTTGCTGTACTATAACCAGGCCATCATCCACTACCACATGCGCCAGTACTCTGAGGCCATCTCTATAGGAGAGAAGCTCTACCAGTTCCTCGAACCATTTG AGAAATTTGCCCAGTCGGTGTGCTTCCTGTTGGTGGATCTCTACCTGCTGACATTCCAACCAGAGAAGGCGCTCCACCTGCTGGCTGTTCTGGACAAGATCTCTGTACAAGGAAGCAACAAGAACGGCAAGGCAGAG agCAACAACTCTGGGTCAAACCAAAAGGTGGAGTTTGTAACAATGATGGAAGCGGCCAAATCCAAAATCCATCAG TACAAAGTGAGGGCGTACATTCAGATGAAGTCCTCCAAGGCCTGTAAGAGGGAGATTAAATCAGTGATGAACACAGCAGGAAAT TCTGCCCCCTCTCTCTTCCTCAAGAGTAACTTTGAGTATCTGAGAGGAAACTACCGTAAAGCGGTGAAACTGCTGAACAGCTCCAACATGGCAGAACATCCTGGACCCATTAGAACCG GTGAATGTATTCGCTGTATGTTCTGGAACAATCTGGGCTGCATCCACTTTGCAATGGGGAAACACAACCTGGGCATCTTCTACTTCAAGAAGGCGCTGCAGGAGAACGATCACACTTGTGCACAACTGGGAGACGGAGGCAACAATCAGT GTAAAAGACTGTCAGGTGTCCCTATGTGCGCCCTGCTGTCCAACAAGCGGTATGAGTTGCTGTATAACTGTGGCGTCCAGCTGCTGCACGCCGCCAGGCCGCTGGCAGCCTTCGAGTGTCTGATGGAGGCCGTTCAGGTTTACCACTCCAACCCGCGCCTGTGGCTGCGCCTGGCTGAATGCTGCATCTCTGCTAACAAAGGG GGCTCCGAGCAGGAAAGCAAGAGTTTACCTAGTAAAAAGGGAATAGTCCAGTCTGTAATTGGACAAGGATACCATCGCAAGATTGTTCTGGCATCACAGTCTTcacagaacaccaactacag TGAAGGCCAATCTGCTGCCATCCCTGTAGCCAGTATGGAGTTTGCTGCCATCTGCCTGCGGAactccctgctgctgctgcccgaACACCAGCAGCCGGACGCCAAGGCTGAAAGCGGCTCCAAGAACTCCAGCCAATCAGGGAGCACCGAGAGCGGCAGTGAGAACAGTGACCCCTGCAG tGGAAAAAGTCAGGAAGCTGAtaagtttttttctgcaactcCATCGTCTCCACTTCGAAAACAGGAGGTGGAAAACCTCAG GTGTTCCATCCTGGCTTGTAGTGCCTATGTGGCTCTGGCCCTGGGAGACAACCTGCTGGCTCTGCACCACGCTAACAAACTGCTTCATCAAACCAAAGTGTCTGGCTCCCTCAG GTTTCTGGGTCACCTGTATGCCGCTGAAGCTCTCATCTCATTGGACAGAATATCTGATGCAATCACTCACCTGAACCCAGAGAACATCAGCGACGTGTCACTAGGCGTGCTTAGCAGCGAGCAGGACCAGG GACATGAGAAAGGAGATGAGCCCATAGAGCCAT CTAAGAAGATGCCGCTGTTTTACCCCAGCAGTGTGGCAGCAGCGCAGGCCATGATGCTCTTCAACCTGGGCAGCGCCTACTGCCTGAGGAGCGAGTATGATAAGGCCCGCAAATGCCTGCATCAG GCTGCATCTGTGATGAACTCCAAAGAGATTCCACCAGAAGCCATCCTGCTGGGCGTCTACCTGGAGCTACAAAACG GAAACACTCAGCTGGCTCTACAGATCATCAAGAGGAACCAGCTGCTACCCTCGACCCTTCACACGTCCTCACCAGACCCTCGCAAGAAACCTTCCCAGCCCTTCCAGCTGCCCTCATCCTTCACACAAGTTCAACGGAAATAA
- the cnot10 gene encoding CCR4-NOT transcription complex subunit 10 isoform X1: MAENSEINEAKHNGSLSSGMTDQEKEMATSAYEAFLAGKYDESLKQLEALQELNNEDYKISLNKAVLEFYRSGQTATGSLKQTLSAMKNQLHTATEDVDGLDDVENSLLYYNQAIIHYHMRQYSEAISIGEKLYQFLEPFEEKFAQSVCFLLVDLYLLTFQPEKALHLLAVLDKISVQGSNKNGKAESNNSGSNQKVEFVTMMEAAKSKIHQYKVRAYIQMKSSKACKREIKSVMNTAGNSAPSLFLKSNFEYLRGNYRKAVKLLNSSNMAEHPGPIRTGECIRCMFWNNLGCIHFAMGKHNLGIFYFKKALQENDHTCAQLGDGGNNQCKRLSGVPMCALLSNKRYELLYNCGVQLLHAARPLAAFECLMEAVQVYHSNPRLWLRLAECCISANKGGSEQESKSLPSKKGIVQSVIGQGYHRKIVLASQSSQNTNYSEGQSAAIPVASMEFAAICLRNSLLLLPEHQQPDAKAESGSKNSSQSGSTESGSENSDPCSGKSQEADKFFSATPSSPLRKQEVENLRCSILACSAYVALALGDNLLALHHANKLLHQTKVSGSLRFLGHLYAAEALISLDRISDAITHLNPENISDVSLGVLSSEQDQGHEKGDEPIEPSAKKMPLFYPSSVAAAQAMMLFNLGSAYCLRSEYDKARKCLHQAASVMNSKEIPPEAILLGVYLELQNGNTQLALQIIKRNQLLPSTLHTSSPDPRKKPSQPFQLPSSFTQVQRK; the protein is encoded by the exons GCTGGAAAGTATGACGAGTCTCTGAAACAGCTTGAAGCCTTGCAGGAGCTCAACAATGAGGACTACAAAATTTCTTTGAATAAAGCTGTTTTAGAGTTCTACAGAAGTGGCCAGACTGCGACGGGTTCGTTGAAGCAGACCCTTTCAGCGATGAAGAATCAG CTTCACACAGCCACAGAAGATGTTGATGGCTTGGATGATGTGGAGAATAGTTTGCTGTACTATAACCAGGCCATCATCCACTACCACATGCGCCAGTACTCTGAGGCCATCTCTATAGGAGAGAAGCTCTACCAGTTCCTCGAACCATTTG AAGAGAAATTTGCCCAGTCGGTGTGCTTCCTGTTGGTGGATCTCTACCTGCTGACATTCCAACCAGAGAAGGCGCTCCACCTGCTGGCTGTTCTGGACAAGATCTCTGTACAAGGAAGCAACAAGAACGGCAAGGCAGAG agCAACAACTCTGGGTCAAACCAAAAGGTGGAGTTTGTAACAATGATGGAAGCGGCCAAATCCAAAATCCATCAG TACAAAGTGAGGGCGTACATTCAGATGAAGTCCTCCAAGGCCTGTAAGAGGGAGATTAAATCAGTGATGAACACAGCAGGAAAT TCTGCCCCCTCTCTCTTCCTCAAGAGTAACTTTGAGTATCTGAGAGGAAACTACCGTAAAGCGGTGAAACTGCTGAACAGCTCCAACATGGCAGAACATCCTGGACCCATTAGAACCG GTGAATGTATTCGCTGTATGTTCTGGAACAATCTGGGCTGCATCCACTTTGCAATGGGGAAACACAACCTGGGCATCTTCTACTTCAAGAAGGCGCTGCAGGAGAACGATCACACTTGTGCACAACTGGGAGACGGAGGCAACAATCAGT GTAAAAGACTGTCAGGTGTCCCTATGTGCGCCCTGCTGTCCAACAAGCGGTATGAGTTGCTGTATAACTGTGGCGTCCAGCTGCTGCACGCCGCCAGGCCGCTGGCAGCCTTCGAGTGTCTGATGGAGGCCGTTCAGGTTTACCACTCCAACCCGCGCCTGTGGCTGCGCCTGGCTGAATGCTGCATCTCTGCTAACAAAGGG GGCTCCGAGCAGGAAAGCAAGAGTTTACCTAGTAAAAAGGGAATAGTCCAGTCTGTAATTGGACAAGGATACCATCGCAAGATTGTTCTGGCATCACAGTCTTcacagaacaccaactacag TGAAGGCCAATCTGCTGCCATCCCTGTAGCCAGTATGGAGTTTGCTGCCATCTGCCTGCGGAactccctgctgctgctgcccgaACACCAGCAGCCGGACGCCAAGGCTGAAAGCGGCTCCAAGAACTCCAGCCAATCAGGGAGCACCGAGAGCGGCAGTGAGAACAGTGACCCCTGCAG tGGAAAAAGTCAGGAAGCTGAtaagtttttttctgcaactcCATCGTCTCCACTTCGAAAACAGGAGGTGGAAAACCTCAG GTGTTCCATCCTGGCTTGTAGTGCCTATGTGGCTCTGGCCCTGGGAGACAACCTGCTGGCTCTGCACCACGCTAACAAACTGCTTCATCAAACCAAAGTGTCTGGCTCCCTCAG GTTTCTGGGTCACCTGTATGCCGCTGAAGCTCTCATCTCATTGGACAGAATATCTGATGCAATCACTCACCTGAACCCAGAGAACATCAGCGACGTGTCACTAGGCGTGCTTAGCAGCGAGCAGGACCAGG GACATGAGAAAGGAGATGAGCCCATAGAGCCAT CAGCTAAGAAGATGCCGCTGTTTTACCCCAGCAGTGTGGCAGCAGCGCAGGCCATGATGCTCTTCAACCTGGGCAGCGCCTACTGCCTGAGGAGCGAGTATGATAAGGCCCGCAAATGCCTGCATCAG GCTGCATCTGTGATGAACTCCAAAGAGATTCCACCAGAAGCCATCCTGCTGGGCGTCTACCTGGAGCTACAAAACG GAAACACTCAGCTGGCTCTACAGATCATCAAGAGGAACCAGCTGCTACCCTCGACCCTTCACACGTCCTCACCAGACCCTCGCAAGAAACCTTCCCAGCCCTTCCAGCTGCCCTCATCCTTCACACAAGTTCAACGGAAATAA
- the cnot10 gene encoding CCR4-NOT transcription complex subunit 10 isoform X5 gives MAENSEINEAKHNGSLSSGMTDQEKEMATSAYEAFLAGKYDESLKQLEALQELNNEDYKISLNKAVLEFYRSGQTATGSLKQTLSAMKNQLHTATEDVDGLDDVENSLLYYNQAIIHYHMRQYSEAISIGEKLYQFLEPFEEKFAQSVCFLLVDLYLLTFQPEKALHLLAVLDKISVQGSNKNGKAESNNSGSNQKVEFVTMMEAAKSKIHQYKVRAYIQMKSSKACKREIKSVMNTAGNSAPSLFLKSNFEYLRGNYRKAVKLLNSSNMAEHPGPIRTGECIRCMFWNNLGCIHFAMGKHNLGIFYFKKALQENDHTCAQLGDGGKRLSGVPMCALLSNKRYELLYNCGVQLLHAARPLAAFECLMEAVQVYHSNPRLWLRLAECCISANKGGSEQESKSLPSKKGIVQSVIGQGYHRKIVLASQSSQNTNYSEGQSAAIPVASMEFAAICLRNSLLLLPEHQQPDAKAESGSKNSSQSGSTESGSENSDPCSGKSQEADKFFSATPSSPLRKQEVENLRCSILACSAYVALALGDNLLALHHANKLLHQTKVSGSLRFLGHLYAAEALISLDRISDAITHLNPENISDVSLGVLSSEQDQGHEKGDEPIEPSAKKMPLFYPSSVAAAQAMMLFNLGSAYCLRSEYDKARKCLHQAASVMNSKEIPPEAILLGVYLELQNGNTQLALQIIKRNQLLPSTLHTSSPDPRKKPSQPFQLPSSFTQVQRK, from the exons GCTGGAAAGTATGACGAGTCTCTGAAACAGCTTGAAGCCTTGCAGGAGCTCAACAATGAGGACTACAAAATTTCTTTGAATAAAGCTGTTTTAGAGTTCTACAGAAGTGGCCAGACTGCGACGGGTTCGTTGAAGCAGACCCTTTCAGCGATGAAGAATCAG CTTCACACAGCCACAGAAGATGTTGATGGCTTGGATGATGTGGAGAATAGTTTGCTGTACTATAACCAGGCCATCATCCACTACCACATGCGCCAGTACTCTGAGGCCATCTCTATAGGAGAGAAGCTCTACCAGTTCCTCGAACCATTTG AAGAGAAATTTGCCCAGTCGGTGTGCTTCCTGTTGGTGGATCTCTACCTGCTGACATTCCAACCAGAGAAGGCGCTCCACCTGCTGGCTGTTCTGGACAAGATCTCTGTACAAGGAAGCAACAAGAACGGCAAGGCAGAG agCAACAACTCTGGGTCAAACCAAAAGGTGGAGTTTGTAACAATGATGGAAGCGGCCAAATCCAAAATCCATCAG TACAAAGTGAGGGCGTACATTCAGATGAAGTCCTCCAAGGCCTGTAAGAGGGAGATTAAATCAGTGATGAACACAGCAGGAAAT TCTGCCCCCTCTCTCTTCCTCAAGAGTAACTTTGAGTATCTGAGAGGAAACTACCGTAAAGCGGTGAAACTGCTGAACAGCTCCAACATGGCAGAACATCCTGGACCCATTAGAACCG GTGAATGTATTCGCTGTATGTTCTGGAACAATCTGGGCTGCATCCACTTTGCAATGGGGAAACACAACCTGGGCATCTTCTACTTCAAGAAGGCGCTGCAGGAGAACGATCACACTTGTGCACAACTGGGAGACGGAG GTAAAAGACTGTCAGGTGTCCCTATGTGCGCCCTGCTGTCCAACAAGCGGTATGAGTTGCTGTATAACTGTGGCGTCCAGCTGCTGCACGCCGCCAGGCCGCTGGCAGCCTTCGAGTGTCTGATGGAGGCCGTTCAGGTTTACCACTCCAACCCGCGCCTGTGGCTGCGCCTGGCTGAATGCTGCATCTCTGCTAACAAAGGG GGCTCCGAGCAGGAAAGCAAGAGTTTACCTAGTAAAAAGGGAATAGTCCAGTCTGTAATTGGACAAGGATACCATCGCAAGATTGTTCTGGCATCACAGTCTTcacagaacaccaactacag TGAAGGCCAATCTGCTGCCATCCCTGTAGCCAGTATGGAGTTTGCTGCCATCTGCCTGCGGAactccctgctgctgctgcccgaACACCAGCAGCCGGACGCCAAGGCTGAAAGCGGCTCCAAGAACTCCAGCCAATCAGGGAGCACCGAGAGCGGCAGTGAGAACAGTGACCCCTGCAG tGGAAAAAGTCAGGAAGCTGAtaagtttttttctgcaactcCATCGTCTCCACTTCGAAAACAGGAGGTGGAAAACCTCAG GTGTTCCATCCTGGCTTGTAGTGCCTATGTGGCTCTGGCCCTGGGAGACAACCTGCTGGCTCTGCACCACGCTAACAAACTGCTTCATCAAACCAAAGTGTCTGGCTCCCTCAG GTTTCTGGGTCACCTGTATGCCGCTGAAGCTCTCATCTCATTGGACAGAATATCTGATGCAATCACTCACCTGAACCCAGAGAACATCAGCGACGTGTCACTAGGCGTGCTTAGCAGCGAGCAGGACCAGG GACATGAGAAAGGAGATGAGCCCATAGAGCCAT CAGCTAAGAAGATGCCGCTGTTTTACCCCAGCAGTGTGGCAGCAGCGCAGGCCATGATGCTCTTCAACCTGGGCAGCGCCTACTGCCTGAGGAGCGAGTATGATAAGGCCCGCAAATGCCTGCATCAG GCTGCATCTGTGATGAACTCCAAAGAGATTCCACCAGAAGCCATCCTGCTGGGCGTCTACCTGGAGCTACAAAACG GAAACACTCAGCTGGCTCTACAGATCATCAAGAGGAACCAGCTGCTACCCTCGACCCTTCACACGTCCTCACCAGACCCTCGCAAGAAACCTTCCCAGCCCTTCCAGCTGCCCTCATCCTTCACACAAGTTCAACGGAAATAA
- the cnot10 gene encoding CCR4-NOT transcription complex subunit 10 isoform X2, producing MAENSEINEAKHNGSLSSGMTDQEKEMATSAYEAFLAGKYDESLKQLEALQELNNEDYKISLNKAVLEFYRSGQTATGSLKQTLSAMKNQLHTATEDVDGLDDVENSLLYYNQAIIHYHMRQYSEAISIGEKLYQFLEPFEKFAQSVCFLLVDLYLLTFQPEKALHLLAVLDKISVQGSNKNGKAESNNSGSNQKVEFVTMMEAAKSKIHQYKVRAYIQMKSSKACKREIKSVMNTAGNSAPSLFLKSNFEYLRGNYRKAVKLLNSSNMAEHPGPIRTGECIRCMFWNNLGCIHFAMGKHNLGIFYFKKALQENDHTCAQLGDGGNNQCKRLSGVPMCALLSNKRYELLYNCGVQLLHAARPLAAFECLMEAVQVYHSNPRLWLRLAECCISANKGGSEQESKSLPSKKGIVQSVIGQGYHRKIVLASQSSQNTNYSEGQSAAIPVASMEFAAICLRNSLLLLPEHQQPDAKAESGSKNSSQSGSTESGSENSDPCSGKSQEADKFFSATPSSPLRKQEVENLRCSILACSAYVALALGDNLLALHHANKLLHQTKVSGSLRFLGHLYAAEALISLDRISDAITHLNPENISDVSLGVLSSEQDQGHEKGDEPIEPSAKKMPLFYPSSVAAAQAMMLFNLGSAYCLRSEYDKARKCLHQAASVMNSKEIPPEAILLGVYLELQNGNTQLALQIIKRNQLLPSTLHTSSPDPRKKPSQPFQLPSSFTQVQRK from the exons GCTGGAAAGTATGACGAGTCTCTGAAACAGCTTGAAGCCTTGCAGGAGCTCAACAATGAGGACTACAAAATTTCTTTGAATAAAGCTGTTTTAGAGTTCTACAGAAGTGGCCAGACTGCGACGGGTTCGTTGAAGCAGACCCTTTCAGCGATGAAGAATCAG CTTCACACAGCCACAGAAGATGTTGATGGCTTGGATGATGTGGAGAATAGTTTGCTGTACTATAACCAGGCCATCATCCACTACCACATGCGCCAGTACTCTGAGGCCATCTCTATAGGAGAGAAGCTCTACCAGTTCCTCGAACCATTTG AGAAATTTGCCCAGTCGGTGTGCTTCCTGTTGGTGGATCTCTACCTGCTGACATTCCAACCAGAGAAGGCGCTCCACCTGCTGGCTGTTCTGGACAAGATCTCTGTACAAGGAAGCAACAAGAACGGCAAGGCAGAG agCAACAACTCTGGGTCAAACCAAAAGGTGGAGTTTGTAACAATGATGGAAGCGGCCAAATCCAAAATCCATCAG TACAAAGTGAGGGCGTACATTCAGATGAAGTCCTCCAAGGCCTGTAAGAGGGAGATTAAATCAGTGATGAACACAGCAGGAAAT TCTGCCCCCTCTCTCTTCCTCAAGAGTAACTTTGAGTATCTGAGAGGAAACTACCGTAAAGCGGTGAAACTGCTGAACAGCTCCAACATGGCAGAACATCCTGGACCCATTAGAACCG GTGAATGTATTCGCTGTATGTTCTGGAACAATCTGGGCTGCATCCACTTTGCAATGGGGAAACACAACCTGGGCATCTTCTACTTCAAGAAGGCGCTGCAGGAGAACGATCACACTTGTGCACAACTGGGAGACGGAGGCAACAATCAGT GTAAAAGACTGTCAGGTGTCCCTATGTGCGCCCTGCTGTCCAACAAGCGGTATGAGTTGCTGTATAACTGTGGCGTCCAGCTGCTGCACGCCGCCAGGCCGCTGGCAGCCTTCGAGTGTCTGATGGAGGCCGTTCAGGTTTACCACTCCAACCCGCGCCTGTGGCTGCGCCTGGCTGAATGCTGCATCTCTGCTAACAAAGGG GGCTCCGAGCAGGAAAGCAAGAGTTTACCTAGTAAAAAGGGAATAGTCCAGTCTGTAATTGGACAAGGATACCATCGCAAGATTGTTCTGGCATCACAGTCTTcacagaacaccaactacag TGAAGGCCAATCTGCTGCCATCCCTGTAGCCAGTATGGAGTTTGCTGCCATCTGCCTGCGGAactccctgctgctgctgcccgaACACCAGCAGCCGGACGCCAAGGCTGAAAGCGGCTCCAAGAACTCCAGCCAATCAGGGAGCACCGAGAGCGGCAGTGAGAACAGTGACCCCTGCAG tGGAAAAAGTCAGGAAGCTGAtaagtttttttctgcaactcCATCGTCTCCACTTCGAAAACAGGAGGTGGAAAACCTCAG GTGTTCCATCCTGGCTTGTAGTGCCTATGTGGCTCTGGCCCTGGGAGACAACCTGCTGGCTCTGCACCACGCTAACAAACTGCTTCATCAAACCAAAGTGTCTGGCTCCCTCAG GTTTCTGGGTCACCTGTATGCCGCTGAAGCTCTCATCTCATTGGACAGAATATCTGATGCAATCACTCACCTGAACCCAGAGAACATCAGCGACGTGTCACTAGGCGTGCTTAGCAGCGAGCAGGACCAGG GACATGAGAAAGGAGATGAGCCCATAGAGCCAT CAGCTAAGAAGATGCCGCTGTTTTACCCCAGCAGTGTGGCAGCAGCGCAGGCCATGATGCTCTTCAACCTGGGCAGCGCCTACTGCCTGAGGAGCGAGTATGATAAGGCCCGCAAATGCCTGCATCAG GCTGCATCTGTGATGAACTCCAAAGAGATTCCACCAGAAGCCATCCTGCTGGGCGTCTACCTGGAGCTACAAAACG GAAACACTCAGCTGGCTCTACAGATCATCAAGAGGAACCAGCTGCTACCCTCGACCCTTCACACGTCCTCACCAGACCCTCGCAAGAAACCTTCCCAGCCCTTCCAGCTGCCCTCATCCTTCACACAAGTTCAACGGAAATAA